The Burkholderia pyrrocinia genome includes a window with the following:
- a CDS encoding ankyrin repeat domain-containing protein yields the protein MSIAWDGITGADVLDDAQVASRHALADAARNGDWATMLDCVAKAPALVNATRLGGTSLYAPLHQAAYGGAPQEVVVELLRLGAWRMLRDAQRKRAVDIAVTCGHRHLVDMLTPQPRRFVPDDTLRDIQRHFHDMIVGRIAHLRVDALRLPELEPLLELDAQAERMWFAVPGMYGGFGYALRTDGGADMLVSESWSRVVGGSGQRHEITANGCTLVEEGFV from the coding sequence TTGAGCATCGCATGGGACGGAATCACGGGCGCCGACGTGCTCGACGACGCGCAGGTCGCGAGCCGGCACGCGTTGGCCGACGCGGCGAGGAACGGCGACTGGGCGACGATGCTCGACTGCGTTGCGAAAGCACCCGCGCTCGTCAACGCAACGCGGCTCGGCGGCACGTCGCTCTATGCGCCGCTGCACCAGGCCGCGTATGGCGGCGCGCCGCAGGAGGTCGTCGTTGAACTGCTGCGGCTCGGTGCATGGCGGATGCTGCGCGATGCGCAACGCAAGCGTGCGGTCGATATTGCCGTGACGTGCGGGCATCGGCATCTCGTCGACATGCTGACGCCGCAGCCGCGGCGCTTCGTGCCCGACGATACGCTGCGCGACATCCAGCGCCATTTCCACGACATGATCGTCGGCCGCATCGCGCACCTGCGCGTCGATGCGTTGCGCTTGCCAGAACTCGAACCGCTGCTCGAACTCGACGCGCAGGCCGAACGCATGTGGTTCGCGGTGCCGGGCATGTACGGCGGATTCGGCTATGCGCTGCGCACGGACGGCGGCGCGGACATGCTCGTGTCCGAGAGCTGGAGCCGCGTGGTCGGCGGCTCGGGCCAGCGGCACGAGATCACGGCGAATGGTTGCACGCTGGTTGAAGAGGGATTCGTCTGA